One window of the Eucalyptus grandis isolate ANBG69807.140 chromosome 8, ASM1654582v1, whole genome shotgun sequence genome contains the following:
- the LOC104417548 gene encoding putative ubiquitin-conjugating enzyme E2 38, with protein MRRRTTPFASSSSSSGGSGGGVVSAPAEPGRATSEIEQIEPFPRFDAVSDDSDHFYRNPRQTIPASTQKNIMHEWKLLEQHLPESITVRAYEKRIDLLRAAIVGAATTPYHDGLYFFDISFPPNYPAQPPQVHYRSFGYRINPNLYASGAVCLSLLNTWGGNFLERWNPKESTILQLLLSIQALVLNEKPYYNEPGSGIFKILGPYGEKSSFAYNEATFVLSCKSMLRLLSRPPRGFEVLVVGHFRDRARAILQACRAYADGRVWVGYFLEGNPPQQGPSSRVAVSQKFKESMRSLYPQLFEAFSKEGASLAGLHKELSGDLPLAPGKKGLWPISLKWLRTCWN; from the exons ATGCGGCGCCGAACCACGCCCttcgcttcttcttcctcctcttccggTGGCAGTGGCGGCGGCGTCGTCTCGGCCCCTGCCGAGCCTGGCAGGGCGACGTCGGAGATCGAACAGATCGAGCCCTTCCCGCGCTTCGACGCGGTCTCCGACGACTCGGACCACTTCTACCGCAACCCCAGGCAAACCATCCCGGCCTCAACCCAGAAGAACATCATGCACGAGTGGAAGCTCCTGGAGCAGCACCTACCGGAGTCCATCACCGTGCGGGCCTACGAGAAGAGGATCGACCTCCTCCGGGCTGCCATCGTGGGTGCCGCCACGACGCCCTACCACGACGGCCTCTACTTCTTCGACATATCCTTCCCGCCCAATTACCCGGCGCAGCCGCCCCAGGTCCACTACCGGTCGTTCGGGTACCGGATCAACCCGAACCTCTACGCGAGCGGCGCCGTCTGCTTGAGCTTGCTCAATACGTGGGGCGGTAACTTTCT CGAGAGATGGAACCCGAAGGAGTCGACAATCCTGCAGTTGCTGCTATCGATCCAGGCCCTCGTGCTCAACGAGAAACCCTACTACAACGAACCGGGCTCCGGCATCTTCAAAATTCTCGGACCGTACGGCGAGAAGAGCTCCTTCGCCTACAACGAGGCGACCTTCGTCCTCTCGTGCAAGTCCATGCTGCGCCTGCTCAGCCGGCCCCCGAGAGGGTTCGAGGTCCTCGTCGTGGGGCACTTCCGGGACAGGGCCCGCGCCATACTGCAGGCCTGCAGGGCGTACGCCGACGGGCGTGTCTGGGTCGGGTACTTCCTGGAGGGCAATCCGCCGCAGCAGGGTCCGTCGTCTAGAGTGGCGGTGTCGCAGAAGTTCAAGGAGTCCATGAGGAGCTTGTATCCGCAGCTATTCGAAGCGTTCAGCAAGGAAGGGGCTTCGCTGGCTGGTTTGCACAAAGAACTGAGCGGCGACCTACCTCTGGCGCCGGGGAAGAAGGGTTTATGGCCAATATCGTTGAAATGGCTAAGAACTTGTTGGAATTGA
- the LOC104417549 gene encoding putative ubiquitin-conjugating enzyme E2 38, which translates to MLRNKRRKTPPLAPSSSSACGGGGSSVSDVAEPNGATSEIEEIEPFPRFDIVADDSDHFYRNSSQTIPASTQKRIMHEWKLLEQHLPESITVRAYEKKVGLLRAAIVGAAATPYHDGLYFFDIFFPPNYPAKPPQVHYLSFGYRINPNLYTNGTVCLSLLNTWSGSFLERWNPKESTILQVLLSIQALVLNERPFFNEPAYGIFMSGTSAEKYSFAYNEDAFVLSCKSMLHLLAKPPRGFEFFVAWHFRDRARTILRACEAYASGRVRVGYFQDGAPPEGPSSKVAVPQKFKESMKSLYPQLFKAFSKEGASLAGLREEQSSGQKGGDPLPVPEKKGLADQKGGNLPPVPGKKGLADQKGGNPLPVPGKKGLADQKGGDLPPALGMNSLVDRKGGNLPPVPGKKGLVVSVLGTVKKFLGLK; encoded by the exons ATGTTAAGGAACAAGCGCCGCAAAACCCCGCCCCtcgctccttcttcttcctccgcctgcggcggtggcggcagcagcGTCTCAGACGTCGCCGAGCCCAATGGGGCGACGTCGGAGATCGAAGAGATCGAGCCCTTCCCGCGCTTCGACATTGTCGCAGACGACTCGGACCACTTCTACCGCAACTCCAGCCAGACCATCCCGGCCTCGACCCAGAAGAGGATCATGCACGAGTGGAAGCTCCTGGAGCAGCACCTGCCGGAGTCAATCACCGTGCGGGCCTACGAGAAGAAGGTTGGCCTCCTGCGGGCCGCCATCGTGGGCGCCGCCGCCACGCCCTACCACGACGGCCTCTACTTCTTCGACATATTTTTCCCTCCCAATTACCCGGCGAAGCCGCCTCAGGTCCACTACCTGTCGTTTGGGTACCGGATCAACCCGAACCTCTACACGAACGGCACCGTCTGCTTGAGCTTGCTCAATACGTGGAGCGGTAGCTTTCT CGAGAGATGGAACCCGAAGGAGTCGACCATCCTGCAGGTGCTGCTGTCGATCCAAGCCCTCGTGCTCAACGAGCGACCCTTCTTCAACGAGCCCGCCTACGGCATCTTCATGTCCGGAACTTCCGCCGAGAAGTATTCCTTCGCCTACAACGAGGACGCCTTCGTCCTCTCGTGCAAGTCCATGCTGCACCTGCTCGCCAAGCCCCCGAGAGGGTTCGAGTTTTTTGTCGCGTGGCACTTCCGGGACCGGGCCCGCACCATACTCCGTGCCTGCGAGGCTTACGCCAGTGGGCGAGTCCGGGTTGGGTACTTCCAGGATGGGGCTCCCCCGGAGGGTCCGTCGTCTAAGGTGGCGGTGCCGCAAAAGTTCAAAGAGTCCATGAAGAGCTTGTATCCGCAGCTATTCAAAGCGTTCAGCAAAGAAGGAGCTTCGTTAGCTGGTTTGCGTGAAGAGCAGAGTTCGGGCCAGAAGGGCGGTGACCCGCTTCCGGTGCCAGAAAAGAAGGGTCTAGCGGACCAGAAGGGCGGCAACCTGCCTCCGGTGCCGGGAAAGAAGGGTCTAGCGGACCAGAAGGGTGGCAACCCGCTTCCGGTGCCGGGAAAGAAGGGTCTAGCGGACCAGAAGGGCGGTGACCTGCCTCCGGCCCTGGGAATGAATAGTTTAGTGGACCGGAAGGGCGGCAACCTGCCTCCGGTGCCGGGAAAGAAGGGTTTAGTGGTGAGTGTCCTCGGAACGGTTAAGAAGTTCTTGGGATTGAAATAG
- the LOC120286698 gene encoding protein SIEVE ELEMENT OCCLUSION B-like isoform X2, translating into MEVPALSNSSRGGGSGGSFFDVIDFIENDWFIESVMGKLSHDSTDGEDCNANDLLKIINNILVGAAALVDKDGGTIETPEGDSVTIIPINISHMISWICYQMTGEALGGKNLGDSLPVIFQKLSSCRWTTQVLVVLAAFALHYGNFWYISEAPCDGINAMSTCLLKGLSSLKKNLISDENKKAINRVVRDLLELTTSLDGLVKLLDQHREEHVPELAKAFLAIPFRSCQTIIAILAAGNCFARLIHVDKFAGSELEKLESIVSERKSAVLMEVDACKEKIRSMEEYQEYVEKVKRTRDIADFLKSLLDEKDSSQDPITGPDNKRVKFESFRGKRVLLIISDLKIYSDDIEILKSIHDKIKLSRTETETLYELVWIPIVDARPDHSEAPPNLFKFKMPWAVKVDPRRMNVLAPTYIKKEWGFWQETMVVVLDSLGRVENPDAMPMLRILQTFPFPSRRTESTHPRTNPFNWVQRVIKGPIVPHETLDAIETEYILFYRGTAAAATELDSDITRGIPRLSMVHIKDTKGFFIRLRSCLISRMEAVTTEINPLADPIVCDMGEAYEACQIGGFSILTKGRDLQTQHIGLFHTTSTLVSDLEWVRYEVTKDGGMDLAEAFKKKEPGVQELSGCKHAFVPQFPDLGSLCCPVCSERVTYDVSFTCCHSYSGRGCGQDGNSSTNATTE; encoded by the exons ATGGAGGTACCGGCGTTGTCCAACTCTTCTCGCGGTGGTGGCAGCGGCGGCAGTTTTTTCGATGTAATTGACTTCATCGAGAACGATTGGTTCATAGAGTCGGTCATGGGAAAGCTATCTCACGATTCCACTGATGGAGAAGACTGCAATGCGAATGATCTcctcaaaatcatcaacaacaTCCTCGTTGGTGCCGCTGCGCTTGTCGATAAGGATGGTGGCACCATAGAG ACTCCTGAAGGTGACTCGGTAACCATTATTCCGATCAACATTTCACATATGATCAGCTGGATTTGCTACCAG aTGACAGGCGAGGCTCTGGGCGGCAAAAATCTAGGAGACAGTTTGCCGGTGATCTTCCAAAAGCTATCCAGCTGTCGATGGACCACCCAAGTCCTGGTGGTCCTCGCAGCCTTCGCTCTGCATTACGGGAACTTCTGGTACATCTCCGAAGCTCCTTGCGATGGCATAAATGCAATGTCCACTTGCCTCTTGAAGGGCCTGAGCTCACTGAAGAAGAATCTAATATCCGACGAGAACAAGAAGGCGATCAACAGGGTGGTCAGAGACCTCTTGGAGTTGACCACTTCCTTGGATGGTCTTGTCAAGCTGCTGGATCAGCACCGTGAGGAGCACGTGCCTGAATTGGCAAAAGCATTTCTAGCAATACCCTTTCGGAGCTGCCAGACTATCATCGCCATTCTGGCCGCCGGGAACTGTTTCGCCCGGCTTATCCATGTCGATAA GTTTGCTGGATCGGAGCTGGAAAAGCTTGAGTCGATCGTGTCGGAGAGGAAGAGCGCAGTTCTCATGGAGGTCGACGCTTGCAAGGAGAAAATAC GCTCGATGGAGGAGTATCAGGAGTACGTGGAAAAGGTCAAAAGAACCAGGGACATCGCGGACTTTCTGAAATCACTGCTTGATGAGAAGGATTCCTCGCAGGATCCGATTACTGGTCCCGATAACAAGCGG GTCAAGTTTGAGTCGTTCAGAGGGAAGAGGGTATTGCTGATTATTTCAGACCTAAAAATCTATTCGGACGACATCGAAATTCTTAAAAGTATCCATGATAAAATTAAGCTCTCTCGAACCGAGACGGAGACACTCTACGAGCTTGTTTGGATTCCCATTGTGGATGCAAGGCCCGACCATTCAGAAGCACCGCCAAACTTATTCAAGTTTAAGATGCCATGGGCTGTTAAGGTAGACCCGCGTAGAATGAACGTGTTGGCCCCTACATATATCAAGAAAGAGTGGGGTTTCTGGCAAGAAACCATGGTTGTGGTGTTGGACTCGCTGGGTCGGGTGGAGAATCCGGATGCCATGCCCATGCTACGGATACTGCAGACGTTTCCTTTCCCTTCACGGAGGACTGAAAGTACCCATCCTCGGACGAACCCATTCAATTGGGTTCAGCGTGTGATCAAAGGACCGATAGTCCCACATGAGACATTGGATGCG ATTGAGACTGAGTACATATTGTTTTATAGAGgaactgctgctgctgctactgAGTTAGACTCTGACATCACCCGTGGAATTCCTCGCCTTAGCATGGTTCATATCAAGGACACGAAGGGCTTCTTCATCCGCTTAAGGAGTTGCTTGATTTCTAGGATGGAAGCTGTGACAACTGAAATCAACCCATTGGCCGATCCCATAGTATGCGACATGGGTGAAGCCTACGAAGCCTGTCAAATAGGCGGGTTTTCAATACTCACCAAAGGGCGTGATCTGCAGACGCAGCATATTGGCCTCTTCCACACGACTAGTACGCTTGTGAGTGATCTAGAATGGGTGAGGTATGAGGTCACGAAGGATGGTGGGATGGATCTTGCAGAagctttcaaaaagaaagaaccagGTGTTCAAGAACTATCTGGCTGCAAGCACGCCTTCGTCccacagtttccagatctaggGTCTTTGTGCTGCCCTGTTTGTAGCGAACGCGTAACGTATGATGTTAGCTTCACATGCTGTCATTCGTATTCCGGCAGAGGGTGCGGGCAAGATGGAAATTCCTCAACCAATGCCACCACTGAATGA
- the LOC120286698 gene encoding protein SIEVE ELEMENT OCCLUSION B-like isoform X1, with the protein MEVPALSNSSRGGGSGGSFFDVIDFIENDWFIESVMGKLSHDSTDGEDCNANDLLKIINNILVGAAALVDKDGGTIETPEGDSVTIIPINISHMISWICYQMTGEALGGKNLGDSLPVIFQKLSSCRWTTQVLVVLAAFALHYGNFWYISEAPCDGINAMSTCLLKGLSSLKKNLISDENKKAINRVVRDLLELTTSLDGLVKLLDQHREEHVPELAKAFLAIPFRSCQTIIAILAAGNCFARLIHVDNLRFAGSELEKLESIVSERKSAVLMEVDACKEKIRSMEEYQEYVEKVKRTRDIADFLKSLLDEKDSSQDPITGPDNKRVKFESFRGKRVLLIISDLKIYSDDIEILKSIHDKIKLSRTETETLYELVWIPIVDARPDHSEAPPNLFKFKMPWAVKVDPRRMNVLAPTYIKKEWGFWQETMVVVLDSLGRVENPDAMPMLRILQTFPFPSRRTESTHPRTNPFNWVQRVIKGPIVPHETLDAIETEYILFYRGTAAAATELDSDITRGIPRLSMVHIKDTKGFFIRLRSCLISRMEAVTTEINPLADPIVCDMGEAYEACQIGGFSILTKGRDLQTQHIGLFHTTSTLVSDLEWVRYEVTKDGGMDLAEAFKKKEPGVQELSGCKHAFVPQFPDLGSLCCPVCSERVTYDVSFTCCHSYSGRGCGQDGNSSTNATTE; encoded by the exons ATGGAGGTACCGGCGTTGTCCAACTCTTCTCGCGGTGGTGGCAGCGGCGGCAGTTTTTTCGATGTAATTGACTTCATCGAGAACGATTGGTTCATAGAGTCGGTCATGGGAAAGCTATCTCACGATTCCACTGATGGAGAAGACTGCAATGCGAATGATCTcctcaaaatcatcaacaacaTCCTCGTTGGTGCCGCTGCGCTTGTCGATAAGGATGGTGGCACCATAGAG ACTCCTGAAGGTGACTCGGTAACCATTATTCCGATCAACATTTCACATATGATCAGCTGGATTTGCTACCAG aTGACAGGCGAGGCTCTGGGCGGCAAAAATCTAGGAGACAGTTTGCCGGTGATCTTCCAAAAGCTATCCAGCTGTCGATGGACCACCCAAGTCCTGGTGGTCCTCGCAGCCTTCGCTCTGCATTACGGGAACTTCTGGTACATCTCCGAAGCTCCTTGCGATGGCATAAATGCAATGTCCACTTGCCTCTTGAAGGGCCTGAGCTCACTGAAGAAGAATCTAATATCCGACGAGAACAAGAAGGCGATCAACAGGGTGGTCAGAGACCTCTTGGAGTTGACCACTTCCTTGGATGGTCTTGTCAAGCTGCTGGATCAGCACCGTGAGGAGCACGTGCCTGAATTGGCAAAAGCATTTCTAGCAATACCCTTTCGGAGCTGCCAGACTATCATCGCCATTCTGGCCGCCGGGAACTGTTTCGCCCGGCTTATCCATGTCGATAA TCTCAGGTTTGCTGGATCGGAGCTGGAAAAGCTTGAGTCGATCGTGTCGGAGAGGAAGAGCGCAGTTCTCATGGAGGTCGACGCTTGCAAGGAGAAAATAC GCTCGATGGAGGAGTATCAGGAGTACGTGGAAAAGGTCAAAAGAACCAGGGACATCGCGGACTTTCTGAAATCACTGCTTGATGAGAAGGATTCCTCGCAGGATCCGATTACTGGTCCCGATAACAAGCGG GTCAAGTTTGAGTCGTTCAGAGGGAAGAGGGTATTGCTGATTATTTCAGACCTAAAAATCTATTCGGACGACATCGAAATTCTTAAAAGTATCCATGATAAAATTAAGCTCTCTCGAACCGAGACGGAGACACTCTACGAGCTTGTTTGGATTCCCATTGTGGATGCAAGGCCCGACCATTCAGAAGCACCGCCAAACTTATTCAAGTTTAAGATGCCATGGGCTGTTAAGGTAGACCCGCGTAGAATGAACGTGTTGGCCCCTACATATATCAAGAAAGAGTGGGGTTTCTGGCAAGAAACCATGGTTGTGGTGTTGGACTCGCTGGGTCGGGTGGAGAATCCGGATGCCATGCCCATGCTACGGATACTGCAGACGTTTCCTTTCCCTTCACGGAGGACTGAAAGTACCCATCCTCGGACGAACCCATTCAATTGGGTTCAGCGTGTGATCAAAGGACCGATAGTCCCACATGAGACATTGGATGCG ATTGAGACTGAGTACATATTGTTTTATAGAGgaactgctgctgctgctactgAGTTAGACTCTGACATCACCCGTGGAATTCCTCGCCTTAGCATGGTTCATATCAAGGACACGAAGGGCTTCTTCATCCGCTTAAGGAGTTGCTTGATTTCTAGGATGGAAGCTGTGACAACTGAAATCAACCCATTGGCCGATCCCATAGTATGCGACATGGGTGAAGCCTACGAAGCCTGTCAAATAGGCGGGTTTTCAATACTCACCAAAGGGCGTGATCTGCAGACGCAGCATATTGGCCTCTTCCACACGACTAGTACGCTTGTGAGTGATCTAGAATGGGTGAGGTATGAGGTCACGAAGGATGGTGGGATGGATCTTGCAGAagctttcaaaaagaaagaaccagGTGTTCAAGAACTATCTGGCTGCAAGCACGCCTTCGTCccacagtttccagatctaggGTCTTTGTGCTGCCCTGTTTGTAGCGAACGCGTAACGTATGATGTTAGCTTCACATGCTGTCATTCGTATTCCGGCAGAGGGTGCGGGCAAGATGGAAATTCCTCAACCAATGCCACCACTGAATGA
- the LOC120286698 gene encoding protein SIEVE ELEMENT OCCLUSION B-like isoform X3, whose protein sequence is MSCAEEVKSKCPRITHADLYQLAGVVAVEVTGGPTIDFVPRRKTPEGDSVTIIPINISHMISWICYQMTGEALGGKNLGDSLPVIFQKLSSCRWTTQVLVVLAAFALHYGNFWYISEAPCDGINAMSTCLLKGLSSLKKNLISDENKKAINRVVRDLLELTTSLDGLVKLLDQHREEHVPELAKAFLAIPFRSCQTIIAILAAGNCFARLIHVDNLRFAGSELEKLESIVSERKSAVLMEVDACKEKIRSMEEYQEYVEKVKRTRDIADFLKSLLDEKDSSQDPITGPDNKRVKFESFRGKRVLLIISDLKIYSDDIEILKSIHDKIKLSRTETETLYELVWIPIVDARPDHSEAPPNLFKFKMPWAVKVDPRRMNVLAPTYIKKEWGFWQETMVVVLDSLGRVENPDAMPMLRILQTFPFPSRRTESTHPRTNPFNWVQRVIKGPIVPHETLDAIETEYILFYRGTAAAATELDSDITRGIPRLSMVHIKDTKGFFIRLRSCLISRMEAVTTEINPLADPIVCDMGEAYEACQIGGFSILTKGRDLQTQHIGLFHTTSTLVSDLEWVRYEVTKDGGMDLAEAFKKKEPGVQELSGCKHAFVPQFPDLGSLCCPVCSERVTYDVSFTCCHSYSGRGCGQDGNSSTNATTE, encoded by the exons ATGTCCTGCGCAG AGGAGGTGAAGTCCAAATGTCCGAGGATTACACATGCAGATCTATACCAG CTAGCAGGAGTTGTTGCAGTAGAAGTCACTGGAGGTCCCACAATCGACTTTGTTCCCAGAAGAAAG ACTCCTGAAGGTGACTCGGTAACCATTATTCCGATCAACATTTCACATATGATCAGCTGGATTTGCTACCAG aTGACAGGCGAGGCTCTGGGCGGCAAAAATCTAGGAGACAGTTTGCCGGTGATCTTCCAAAAGCTATCCAGCTGTCGATGGACCACCCAAGTCCTGGTGGTCCTCGCAGCCTTCGCTCTGCATTACGGGAACTTCTGGTACATCTCCGAAGCTCCTTGCGATGGCATAAATGCAATGTCCACTTGCCTCTTGAAGGGCCTGAGCTCACTGAAGAAGAATCTAATATCCGACGAGAACAAGAAGGCGATCAACAGGGTGGTCAGAGACCTCTTGGAGTTGACCACTTCCTTGGATGGTCTTGTCAAGCTGCTGGATCAGCACCGTGAGGAGCACGTGCCTGAATTGGCAAAAGCATTTCTAGCAATACCCTTTCGGAGCTGCCAGACTATCATCGCCATTCTGGCCGCCGGGAACTGTTTCGCCCGGCTTATCCATGTCGATAA TCTCAGGTTTGCTGGATCGGAGCTGGAAAAGCTTGAGTCGATCGTGTCGGAGAGGAAGAGCGCAGTTCTCATGGAGGTCGACGCTTGCAAGGAGAAAATAC GCTCGATGGAGGAGTATCAGGAGTACGTGGAAAAGGTCAAAAGAACCAGGGACATCGCGGACTTTCTGAAATCACTGCTTGATGAGAAGGATTCCTCGCAGGATCCGATTACTGGTCCCGATAACAAGCGG GTCAAGTTTGAGTCGTTCAGAGGGAAGAGGGTATTGCTGATTATTTCAGACCTAAAAATCTATTCGGACGACATCGAAATTCTTAAAAGTATCCATGATAAAATTAAGCTCTCTCGAACCGAGACGGAGACACTCTACGAGCTTGTTTGGATTCCCATTGTGGATGCAAGGCCCGACCATTCAGAAGCACCGCCAAACTTATTCAAGTTTAAGATGCCATGGGCTGTTAAGGTAGACCCGCGTAGAATGAACGTGTTGGCCCCTACATATATCAAGAAAGAGTGGGGTTTCTGGCAAGAAACCATGGTTGTGGTGTTGGACTCGCTGGGTCGGGTGGAGAATCCGGATGCCATGCCCATGCTACGGATACTGCAGACGTTTCCTTTCCCTTCACGGAGGACTGAAAGTACCCATCCTCGGACGAACCCATTCAATTGGGTTCAGCGTGTGATCAAAGGACCGATAGTCCCACATGAGACATTGGATGCG ATTGAGACTGAGTACATATTGTTTTATAGAGgaactgctgctgctgctactgAGTTAGACTCTGACATCACCCGTGGAATTCCTCGCCTTAGCATGGTTCATATCAAGGACACGAAGGGCTTCTTCATCCGCTTAAGGAGTTGCTTGATTTCTAGGATGGAAGCTGTGACAACTGAAATCAACCCATTGGCCGATCCCATAGTATGCGACATGGGTGAAGCCTACGAAGCCTGTCAAATAGGCGGGTTTTCAATACTCACCAAAGGGCGTGATCTGCAGACGCAGCATATTGGCCTCTTCCACACGACTAGTACGCTTGTGAGTGATCTAGAATGGGTGAGGTATGAGGTCACGAAGGATGGTGGGATGGATCTTGCAGAagctttcaaaaagaaagaaccagGTGTTCAAGAACTATCTGGCTGCAAGCACGCCTTCGTCccacagtttccagatctaggGTCTTTGTGCTGCCCTGTTTGTAGCGAACGCGTAACGTATGATGTTAGCTTCACATGCTGTCATTCGTATTCCGGCAGAGGGTGCGGGCAAGATGGAAATTCCTCAACCAATGCCACCACTGAATGA
- the LOC120286698 gene encoding protein SIEVE ELEMENT OCCLUSION B-like isoform X4 produces the protein MISWICYQMTGEALGGKNLGDSLPVIFQKLSSCRWTTQVLVVLAAFALHYGNFWYISEAPCDGINAMSTCLLKGLSSLKKNLISDENKKAINRVVRDLLELTTSLDGLVKLLDQHREEHVPELAKAFLAIPFRSCQTIIAILAAGNCFARLIHVDNLRFAGSELEKLESIVSERKSAVLMEVDACKEKIRSMEEYQEYVEKVKRTRDIADFLKSLLDEKDSSQDPITGPDNKRVKFESFRGKRVLLIISDLKIYSDDIEILKSIHDKIKLSRTETETLYELVWIPIVDARPDHSEAPPNLFKFKMPWAVKVDPRRMNVLAPTYIKKEWGFWQETMVVVLDSLGRVENPDAMPMLRILQTFPFPSRRTESTHPRTNPFNWVQRVIKGPIVPHETLDAIETEYILFYRGTAAAATELDSDITRGIPRLSMVHIKDTKGFFIRLRSCLISRMEAVTTEINPLADPIVCDMGEAYEACQIGGFSILTKGRDLQTQHIGLFHTTSTLVSDLEWVRYEVTKDGGMDLAEAFKKKEPGVQELSGCKHAFVPQFPDLGSLCCPVCSERVTYDVSFTCCHSYSGRGCGQDGNSSTNATTE, from the exons ATGATCAGCTGGATTTGCTACCAG aTGACAGGCGAGGCTCTGGGCGGCAAAAATCTAGGAGACAGTTTGCCGGTGATCTTCCAAAAGCTATCCAGCTGTCGATGGACCACCCAAGTCCTGGTGGTCCTCGCAGCCTTCGCTCTGCATTACGGGAACTTCTGGTACATCTCCGAAGCTCCTTGCGATGGCATAAATGCAATGTCCACTTGCCTCTTGAAGGGCCTGAGCTCACTGAAGAAGAATCTAATATCCGACGAGAACAAGAAGGCGATCAACAGGGTGGTCAGAGACCTCTTGGAGTTGACCACTTCCTTGGATGGTCTTGTCAAGCTGCTGGATCAGCACCGTGAGGAGCACGTGCCTGAATTGGCAAAAGCATTTCTAGCAATACCCTTTCGGAGCTGCCAGACTATCATCGCCATTCTGGCCGCCGGGAACTGTTTCGCCCGGCTTATCCATGTCGATAA TCTCAGGTTTGCTGGATCGGAGCTGGAAAAGCTTGAGTCGATCGTGTCGGAGAGGAAGAGCGCAGTTCTCATGGAGGTCGACGCTTGCAAGGAGAAAATAC GCTCGATGGAGGAGTATCAGGAGTACGTGGAAAAGGTCAAAAGAACCAGGGACATCGCGGACTTTCTGAAATCACTGCTTGATGAGAAGGATTCCTCGCAGGATCCGATTACTGGTCCCGATAACAAGCGG GTCAAGTTTGAGTCGTTCAGAGGGAAGAGGGTATTGCTGATTATTTCAGACCTAAAAATCTATTCGGACGACATCGAAATTCTTAAAAGTATCCATGATAAAATTAAGCTCTCTCGAACCGAGACGGAGACACTCTACGAGCTTGTTTGGATTCCCATTGTGGATGCAAGGCCCGACCATTCAGAAGCACCGCCAAACTTATTCAAGTTTAAGATGCCATGGGCTGTTAAGGTAGACCCGCGTAGAATGAACGTGTTGGCCCCTACATATATCAAGAAAGAGTGGGGTTTCTGGCAAGAAACCATGGTTGTGGTGTTGGACTCGCTGGGTCGGGTGGAGAATCCGGATGCCATGCCCATGCTACGGATACTGCAGACGTTTCCTTTCCCTTCACGGAGGACTGAAAGTACCCATCCTCGGACGAACCCATTCAATTGGGTTCAGCGTGTGATCAAAGGACCGATAGTCCCACATGAGACATTGGATGCG ATTGAGACTGAGTACATATTGTTTTATAGAGgaactgctgctgctgctactgAGTTAGACTCTGACATCACCCGTGGAATTCCTCGCCTTAGCATGGTTCATATCAAGGACACGAAGGGCTTCTTCATCCGCTTAAGGAGTTGCTTGATTTCTAGGATGGAAGCTGTGACAACTGAAATCAACCCATTGGCCGATCCCATAGTATGCGACATGGGTGAAGCCTACGAAGCCTGTCAAATAGGCGGGTTTTCAATACTCACCAAAGGGCGTGATCTGCAGACGCAGCATATTGGCCTCTTCCACACGACTAGTACGCTTGTGAGTGATCTAGAATGGGTGAGGTATGAGGTCACGAAGGATGGTGGGATGGATCTTGCAGAagctttcaaaaagaaagaaccagGTGTTCAAGAACTATCTGGCTGCAAGCACGCCTTCGTCccacagtttccagatctaggGTCTTTGTGCTGCCCTGTTTGTAGCGAACGCGTAACGTATGATGTTAGCTTCACATGCTGTCATTCGTATTCCGGCAGAGGGTGCGGGCAAGATGGAAATTCCTCAACCAATGCCACCACTGAATGA